One region of Citrus sinensis cultivar Valencia sweet orange chromosome 6, DVS_A1.0, whole genome shotgun sequence genomic DNA includes:
- the LOC102616304 gene encoding putative receptor protein kinase ZmPK1 has product MFPNFPSLLIVLIAFFFCFQTSESQNLLLRGSSLSVEDNTGVLTSPDKTFSCGFYGLGGNAYLFSIWFTHSRDRTVVWTANRDRPVNGQGSRASLRRNGAMVLTDVDGRVIWMTNTTSTGADRAELLDTGNLVLKDRHGKILWQSFDFPTDTLLPNQVFRKSTKLISGVGNGTYASGYFSLYFDNDNVLRLMYDGPEISSVYWPDPDLNVFQNGRTNYNSSRIAVFDDFGSFSSSDELKFSAIDMGFGIKRRLTMDYDGNLRLYSLNNVTGLWMISWQALMRTCKVHGVCGKNGICTYKPEPKCSCPPGYEATEPGDWSKGCKPKFNRTALSSLTDVKFIKVPKVDFYGFDLNFSEHVSKEACMKLCLDDFRCSGFSYRLTGERVCFTKSELFNGYKAPNFPGDMYLKLPVTVEALEPAILNGTNPACQSNKSDILVGSPSMYYRNTKRVKWSYFYWFALAIGAIEVLFIVSGWWLLFRRQGIPSSLEDGYRALSSQFRRFSYAELKKATNSFKEELGKGGSGAVYKGVLADERAVAVKRLGDLHQGEEVFWAEVSTIGKIYHMNLVRMWGFCTEGMHRLLVYEYVENQSLDKHLFSSNFLGWKERFKVALGTAKGLAYLHHECLEWVIHCDVKPENILLDSEFEPKIADFGLAKLSQRGSNSSQFSRIRGTKGYMAPEWASNLPITSKVDVFSYGVVILEMLKGIRLSNWVVEDSEGQEAELTGFIREVKEKILCGEEARIEEIVDPRLKGHFNKNQAATLFRIGISCVDEDRNKRPTMDSVVQTLLGCEAESEVPVQTIPDCV; this is encoded by the coding sequence ATGTTTCCAAATTTTCCATCACTTCTCATTGTTCTCATAGCTTTTTTCTTCTGCTTTCAAACTTCAGAAAGCCAAAACCTCTTGCTTAGGGGCTCTTCTCTATCTGTTGAAGATAATACAGGCGTGTTGACTTCCCCAGACAAAACATTCAGTTGTGGCTTCTATGGCCTGGGTGGAAATGCTTATTTGTTCTCAATCTGGTTCACGCACTCTAGAGACAGAACTGTTGTTTGGACAGCTAACCGTGACAGACCAGTCAACGGCCAGGGCTCCAGAGCTTCTCTGCGGAGAAATGGCGCCATGGTCTTAACTGATGTTGATGGCAGAGTCATTTGGATGACTAACACAACCTCTACTGGTGCTGATCGAGCAGAGCTTCTGGATACTGGAAATCTTGTTCTCAAGGACAGACATGGTAAAATCCTATGGCAAAGCTTTGATTTTCCTACTGATACACTCCTTCCTAATCAAGTATTTAGAAAGAGCACTAAGCTGATTTCTGGAGTAGGAAACGGAACTTATGCGTCAGGgtattttagtttatattttgataatgataatgtATTGAGGTTGATGTATGATGGGCCTGAAATTTCAAGTGTGTACTGGCCAGATCCTGATCTTAATGTGTTCCAAAATGGAAGAACAAATTATAACAGTAGCAGAATAGCtgtttttgatgattttggcAGTTTCTCATCAAGTGATGAGTTGAAATTCAGTGCTATAGACATGGGTTTCGGGATCAAAAGAAGGTTGACAATGGATTATGATGGAAACCTCAGGCTTTACAGTCTTAACAATGTGACAGGATTATGGATGATTTCTTGGCAAGCTCTTATGCGGACCTGTAAAGTGCATGGTGTCTGTGGTAAAAATGGGATTTGCACTTATAAGCCAGAGCCAAAGTGCTCATGTCCACCCGGGTATGAGGCAACTGAGCCGGGGGATTGGAGCAAAGGTTGCAAGCCTAAGTTTAATAGAACTGCTTTATCAAGCTTGACAGACGTGAAATTCATCAAGGTTCCAAAAGTAGATTTCTATGGTTTTGACCTCAACTTCAGTGAACATGTATCAAAAGAGGCTTGTATGAAATTGTGCTTGGATGACTTTCGGTGTTCAGGATTTAGCTATAGGCTGACAGGTGAAAGGGTTTGCTTTACAAAAAGTGAGCTGTTTAATGGCTACAAGGCTCCAAATTTTCCAGGAGACATGTATCTAAAATTGCCAGTGACAGTGGAGGCATTAGAACCAGCTATTTTAAATGGCACCAATCCTGCATGCCAGTCCAATAAATCTGATATATTGGTTGGATCTCCATCTATGTACTACAGAAATACTAAGAGAGTGAAATGGAGTTATTTTTACTGGTTTGCACTGGCAATTGGTGCAATAGAAGTTCTCTTCATTGTTTCAGGTTGGTGGCTGCTCTTTAGAAGACAAGGTATACCATCCTCTCTGGAAGACGGATATCGAGCATTATCAAGTCAATTCAGGAGATTTAGTTATGCTGAACTCAAAAAAGCAACAAACAGTTTCAAGGAAGAGCTTGGCAAAGGGGGCTCGGGGGCTGTGTATAAGGGCGTTTTGGCCGATGAAAGGGCAGTGGCTGTGAAGAGACTAGGAGATTTACATCAAGGAGAAGAAGTGTTTTGGGCAGAAGTGAGTACAATTGGAAAAATCTATCACATGAACCTTGTGAGAATGTGGGGATTCTGTACAGAAGGCATGCACAGACTCTTAGTTTATGAGTATGTTGAAAACCAATCGCTGGACAAGCATCTattctcttcaaattttcttGGATGGAAAGAGAGGTTTAAAGTTGCCTTGGGGACGGCTAAGGGTCTAGCTTATCTTCACCATGAGTGTCTGGAATGGGTTATCCACTGTGACGTAAAGCCTGAAAATATACTTCTGGATAGCGAATTTGAGCCTAAGATTGCTGACTTTGGTCTAGCCAAGTTGTCTCAGAGGGGCAGCAATAGTTCTCAATTCTCACGAATTCGAGGAACAAAAGGTTACATGGCTCCAGAGTGGGCTTCAAATCTTCCCATCACTTCCAAAGTCGATGTCTTTAGTTATGGAGTTGTGATACTTGAAATGTTAAAAGGAATTCGGCTTTCAAACTGGGTTGTAGAAGATAGTGAAGGGCAAGAAGCAGAGCTGACAGGGTTCATCAGGGAAGTGAAAGAGAAAATTCTATGTGGAGAGGAAGCACGGATAGAGGAAATAGTGGATCCAAGATTGAAAGGACACTTTAACAAGAACCAGGCTGCAACGTTGTTTCGAATTGGGATATCTTGTGTGGATGAAGATCGAAACAAAAGACCAACAATGGATTCAGTTGTCCAGACTCTGTTAGGATGTGAAGCTGAATCTGAAGTCCCAGTACAAACAATCCCTGATTGCGtctaa
- the LOC107177452 gene encoding putative receptor protein kinase ZmPK1: protein MGFPCLFVLLILAPTVAWSQAWSQGIPRLTRGNSLAVEKENDFLVSPNGTFSSGFYKVGTNAYCYSIWFTNSVNRTVVWMANRDRPVNGKRSKLTLQRNGNLALTDKDSSVVWSTNTFTDEGVQAQLLETGNLVLVNEANTTIWKSFDSPTDTLLPSQLLTKNTTLVSMRSPGTYLSGFYNLKFDDNNILDLIFNGPLISSIYWPNSAFTVFLNGRTPYNSSRRAYVNASGLFRSSDTFKFNASDYGVGPKRRLTLDYDGILRLYSFDEPTRLWKISWLPAGLDNCTVHGLCGPNGICVNRPRQKTCICPNGFRRNDPSDWIKGCSPLFNLSCDRNELDFMELPNTDYYGYDLVTYGIGISLQECRNRCLSDCKCKGFGYSTDGQGECFPKGNLLNGHNMPGKYVSMHIKIPRGKINSSAELEMARINYLNCSAAAVVLGGDNANGEKPTKNRYMKYLISLAGSFAVIETVFISLGWWYVFRRHVHEELANLGCIVLALGFKRFTYAELKRATRNFKQEVGKGGFGSVFRGVLDDERVVAVKRLEGVLQGDAEFWAEVSIIGRINHRNLVKLQGFCAENEHKLLVYEYVENGSLDKLLFNDPGTASILQWDQRYNIAVGTAKGLSYLHEECLEWVLHCDVKPQNILLDDQFEPKVADFGLSKLFKERHDTKFSRVRGTRGYLAPEWMMNLKIDAKADVYSYGIVLLELLTGKSASDYLSASVSDSSYCNHLVQWVAKQMEQEGLEKIIDPRLNDVYDREKLDRMVKVALLCVAENRDTRPPMSKVVKLLTAHDHESSQDESISD, encoded by the coding sequence ATGGGATTTCCTTGTTTGTTCGTTCTGCTGATACTTGCACCAACTGTGGCATGGTCTCAAGCATGGTCTCAGGGGATACCGAGATTAACCCGTGGAAACTCCTTGGCTGTTGAAAAAGAGAATGATTTCCTGGTTTCACCAAATGGTACATTCTCTAGTGGATTTTACAAGGTTGGCACGAATGCATACTGTTACTCAATCTGGTTCACAAACTCTGTCAACAGAACTGTGGTTTGGATGGCCAACAGAGACCGGCCAGTTAATGGAAAACGTTCCAAGCTAACCCTTCAAAGAAATGGAAACCTGGCCTTGACTGATAAAGATAGTTCTGTCGTTTGGTCAACCAACACATTCACAGATGAAGGTGTCCAAGCACAGCTTCTTGAAACGGGAAATTTAGTATTGGTCAATGAAGCCAATACAACCATCTGGAAGAGTTTTGATTCCCCTACAGATACACTGCTTCCATCTCAGCTGCTTACCAAGAATACAACCTTGGTCTCCATGAGAAGTCCAGGTACATACTTATCAGGATTCTATAACTTGAAATTTGATGACAATAACATTTTGGATCTCATCTTTAATGGTCCTTTAATATCAAGTATCTACTGGCCAAACTCAGCGTTTACAGTATTTTTAAATGGAAGAACGCCTTACAATAGCTCTAGACGAGCATATGTAAATGCTAGTGGACTGTTTAGATCAAGTGATACGTTCAAATTCAATGCATCCGACTATGGAGTTGGTCCAAAAAGGAGATTAACATTAGATTACGATGGAATCCTGAGATTATATAGCTTCGATGAGCCAACCAGGCTATGGAAAATCTCATGGTTGCCTGCTGGCTTAGATAATTGCACGGTTCATGGATTGTGCGGTCCAAATGGTATATGTGTTAACCGCCCACGGCAAAAAACTTGCATTTGCCCTAATGGTTTCAGAAGAAATGATCCTTCAGATTGGATCAAGGGCTGCTCTCCTCTGTTTAATCTGTCTTGTGATCGAAATGAATTGGACTTCATGGAGCTTCCTAACACAGATTACTATGGATATGACTTAgtcacctatggcattggcatTTCCTTACAAGAATGCAGGAATCGATGTCTAAGTGATTGCAAATGCAAGGGATTTGGATATTCAACAGATGGACAAGGAGAATGTTTTCCTAAAGGCAATCTCCTGAATGGTCACAATATGCCCGGTAAATATGTCAGTATGCATATCAAGATTCCCAGAGGAAAAATTAACTCTTCCGCAGAACTCGAAATGGCAaggataaattatttgaactgCTCAGCAGCAGCAGTCGTTCTTGGAGGTGATAATGCTAATGGAGAAAAACCCACTAAGAACCGGTACATGAAGTATTTAATTTCACTTGCGGGCTCGTTTGCAGTCATTGAAACGGTCTTCATTTCTTTAGGATGGTGGTATGTTTTCAGAAGGCACGTTCATGAGGAATTGGCCAATCTGGGTTGCATCGTACTTGCCTTGGGCTTCAAACGGTTCACTTATGCAGAGCTCAAAAGGGCGACAAGGAACTTCAAACAAGAGGTTGGAAAGGGTGGTTTCGGGAGCGTTTTCAGGGGGGTCCTTGACGACGAAAGAGTTGTTGCTGTTAAGAGACTAGAAGGCGTCTTGCAAGGAGATGCAGAATTTTGGGCAGAGGTTAGCATCATTGGGAGGATCAATCACAGGAATTTGGTCAAACTGCAGGGGTTCTGCGCTGAGAATGAGCACAAGCTGTTAGTCTACGAGTATGTTGAGAATGGTTCATTGGATAAACTATTGTTCAATGATCCAGGCACAGCCAGCATATTACAATGGGATCAAAGATACAACATTGCGGTAGGAACAGCAAAGGGCTTGTCGTATTTACATGAAGAATGTTTAGAGTGGGTTCTGCACTGTGATGTGAAGCCTCAAAACATACTACTGGATGATCAGTTTGAACCAAAAGTGGCAGATTTTGGTCTATCAAAGCTATTCAAGGAAAGGCATGACACAAAGTTTTCGCGAGTGCGTGGAACGAGGGGATACTTGGCTCCTGAGTGGATGATGAACCTGAAGATTGATGCAAAAGCAGATGTTTACAGCTACGGCATTGTTCTGTTGGAGCTACTGACTGGGAAAAGCGCTTCTGACTATCTTTCAGCTTCTGTTTCGGATAGTAGTTACTGCAACCATTTGGTGCAATGGGTGGCTAAGCAGATGGAACAAGAAGgattagagaaaataattgatcCAAGATTGAACGATGTGTACGACAGGGAGAAGCTTGACAGAATGGTGAAAGTTGCTCTCCTTTGCGTTGCAGAAAATCGTGATACAAGGCCTCCAATGAGCAAAGTGGTGAAGCTTCTCACAGCACATGATCATGAATCAAGCCAAGATGAGAGCATTAGTGATTGA